The DNA region GTGTTCGTGGGTCGGTCGATGGTGCGCAACATGCACCTGGCCGCGGAACTCGGCGAGCTGGTCTACGACACCCACCTCGAGCTCGATCTCGACGACGTCGGCGAGTACGACCGGTCAGAGCTCGTGGTGATCTGCACCGGGAGCCAGGGCGAGCCCTACTCGGCACTGTCGCTGATGGCGTCCGGTGACCACAAGCAGATCTCCGTCGGCGACGGGGACCTGGTGATCCTCGCGTCCAGCCTGATCCCCGGGAACGAGAGGGCGGTGTTCCGCTCGATCAACGGCCTGGTCCGCCGCGGCGCGAGGGTCGTCCACCAGGGGATCGCGCAGGTGCACGTGTCGGGTCACGCGGCACGCGACGACCTGATGCTCTACCACAACGTCCTCCAGCCGCGTTCCGTGGTCCCCGTCCACGGCGAGTACCGCCACCTCGTCGCCCACCGCGACGTGGCGATCGCCACTGGCTGCGACCCCGACAACGTGCTCGTCTGCGAGGACGGCGACACGGTCATCGTCTCGAACCACACCGTCCGGCGCGGCGACCCGGTCACCTCTGGCCAGGTGCTCCTCGACGGTCTCCTGCTCGACGTGGGCCCGACCGTGCTGCGCGACCGGCGACGCCTGGGCGAGGAGGGCATCTGCATCTGTCTGGTCACGATCGACCCGCACCGCGGCACCCTGGTGGGCGAGCCGACCGTCATCCAGCGCGGCGTCATCGACGACGAGGCGGACACGTCCCTGATAGACGGCGCTCACAAGTCCGTCCTGGCGGAACTCGCTGGACCGGCGGCAGGCAAGTACCACGACGTCCAAGCCATCCAGCGGCACGTCGTCCAGGCTCTGGCCACCTACTGGCGGGCCCAGACCGGCCGTCGACCGGTCACGATGCCGCTGGTGGTCGAGATCTGATCCAGGGGAGGAAGCGATGAAAGCCGTCCGGCTGCACGCCTACGACGAGCGTCCTCAGGTCGAGGAGGTCGCCGAACCGCAGATCACCAACCCGTTCGATGTGATCGTTCGCATCGGCGGGGCGGGGCTGTGCCGCACGGACTGGCACATCATCGAGGGCCAGTGGCGCGACAAGACCGGCATCGAGCTGCCGTACACGCTCGGCCACGAGAACGCCGGCCGGGTGCACGAGGTGGGCAGCGCCGTGGAACACATCCAGGTCGGCGATCCCGTCATCGTCCACCCGCTGAAGACCTGCGGTTTCTGCTTGGCGTGCCGATCCGGGGACGACATGCACTGCGACAACTCCGCCTTCCCCGGGATCGACACCGACGGTGGGTTCGCCGAGCTGCTCAAGACCACCGCCCGCGCTGTGGTCACGTTGCCGGCCACGTTGGAACCCAAGGACGTGGCAGCGCACGCCGACGCTGGACTGACCGCCTACCACGCCGTGAAGAAGGCGTCCCGGATGCTGTCGCCGGGTACCAGAGCCGTGATGATCGGCGCCGGGGGGCTCGGCCACATCGGGATCCAGGTCCTGCGCGCGCTGAGCGCCGCGGAGATCATCGTGGTCGACAAACGCGCCAGGACCCTCGACCTGGCGTTGCGGTGGGGCGCCGACCACACCGTCCTGGCCGACGGAACCCAGGTCGAACAGGTCAACGACCTCACCGACGGCCACGGCGCCGAGGCCGTCATCGACTTCGTCGGGGAGTTCG from Actinomycetota bacterium includes:
- a CDS encoding ribonuclease J, producing MPTHPPVVITFLGGVGEIGRNMATIEVDDRLAVIDVGVTFPTDDHPGVDLILPDWAWLRQRTDAVDAVFLTHGHMDHIGALPYFLDEFPNVAIYGTRLTIAFVEALLEEHPQHAQADLREMRPGDLVHHGPFRVEVIPTTHSIPNSAALAFRTPHGLVLHSGDFKLDQTPIDGRVTDLAQLSRLGDEGVTLLLADSTNADHPGHVPTERLVGPTIRDAIAAADGLVVVASFASHVHRVQQVLDAAAELGRRPVFVGRSMVRNMHLAAELGELVYDTHLELDLDDVGEYDRSELVVICTGSQGEPYSALSLMASGDHKQISVGDGDLVILASSLIPGNERAVFRSINGLVRRGARVVHQGIAQVHVSGHAARDDLMLYHNVLQPRSVVPVHGEYRHLVAHRDVAIATGCDPDNVLVCEDGDTVIVSNHTVRRGDPVTSGQVLLDGLLLDVGPTVLRDRRRLGEEGICICLVTIDPHRGTLVGEPTVIQRGVIDDEADTSLIDGAHKSVLAELAGPAAGKYHDVQAIQRHVVQALATYWRAQTGRRPVTMPLVVEI
- a CDS encoding NAD(P)-dependent alcohol dehydrogenase, whose product is MKAVRLHAYDERPQVEEVAEPQITNPFDVIVRIGGAGLCRTDWHIIEGQWRDKTGIELPYTLGHENAGRVHEVGSAVEHIQVGDPVIVHPLKTCGFCLACRSGDDMHCDNSAFPGIDTDGGFAELLKTTARAVVTLPATLEPKDVAAHADAGLTAYHAVKKASRMLSPGTRAVMIGAGGLGHIGIQVLRALSAAEIIVVDKRARTLDLALRWGADHTVLADGTQVEQVNDLTDGHGAEAVIDFVGEFGAVEDGVAMLRPHGRYYVVGYGDSLKIPLIDVISTEVSFVGNLVGTYVDLVELMTLAAAGTVTLHTNEYPLEAFDDALSDLVEDRMQGRGILVPAGAAA